A region of Allocoleopsis franciscana PCC 7113 DNA encodes the following proteins:
- the kaiC gene encoding circadian clock protein KaiC, protein MAQLNTATTLYKNQLLKCPTGIQGLDEITAGGLPLGRPTLVCGTAGCGKTLMGMEFLIRGALEYDEPGVFMAFEETAEELTQNVASLGWDLEQLTAEEKISIDYVHIDPNEIEETGEYNLEALFIRLGYAIDTIKAKRVVLDTIEVLFAGLSNASLVRAELRRLFRWLKTKGVTAIITGEKGENSLTRHGLEEYVSDCVIRLEQRIQDEVSTRRLQIVKYRGSAHSSNEYPFLIDQNGISVLPITSVGLDHDISTERISTGIERLDTMLGGKGYFRGSSILITGTAGTGKSTLAAHFAQATCQRGERCLYLAFEEAPQQILRNMSSIGLDLEPFLNQGLLRFQATRPTAYGLELHLAKIHRWISELQPSVVIIDPMSNLHLGGNMTQAKGFLFRLIDFLKSQQITVLFTNLTPGGSALEHTDMGVSSLMDTWLEVRIQEGNGERNRVLFVLKSRGMEHSNQMREFRLTPQGIELFDVYLGSEKVLTGAARAIQEAKEKAASLNRQQEFERKRRELERKKAIAQSQIAALQAQIETEAEELEVMIQQEEVQQNLSLQDRTTIAQLRKADQADDLFR, encoded by the coding sequence ATGGCTCAACTTAATACGGCAACAACGTTGTATAAAAATCAGCTACTCAAATGCCCAACCGGAATTCAAGGCTTGGACGAAATCACGGCTGGTGGATTGCCCCTTGGGCGTCCAACGCTCGTTTGTGGCACAGCCGGTTGTGGCAAGACTTTAATGGGAATGGAATTTCTGATCCGCGGCGCACTTGAGTATGATGAACCAGGTGTGTTCATGGCGTTTGAAGAAACGGCGGAAGAACTAACCCAAAATGTTGCTTCCTTGGGTTGGGATTTAGAGCAGCTTACGGCTGAAGAAAAAATTTCCATTGACTACGTTCACATTGACCCAAACGAGATTGAAGAAACCGGCGAATATAATCTTGAAGCTTTATTCATTCGCCTGGGCTATGCCATTGATACCATCAAAGCCAAACGTGTGGTTTTAGATACCATTGAAGTCCTGTTTGCCGGTCTATCCAACGCCTCCCTTGTGCGGGCAGAACTACGGCGGTTGTTTCGCTGGCTGAAAACCAAAGGCGTGACAGCAATCATCACGGGGGAAAAGGGCGAGAACTCCCTCACCCGTCATGGCTTAGAGGAATATGTGTCTGATTGTGTGATCCGGTTGGAGCAGCGTATCCAGGACGAAGTGTCAACCCGACGCTTGCAAATTGTCAAGTATCGAGGTTCAGCTCACAGCTCGAATGAATATCCATTTTTAATTGATCAAAACGGGATTTCCGTTTTACCCATTACCTCGGTGGGATTAGATCATGACATATCCACAGAACGGATCTCAACCGGCATTGAGCGCCTCGACACCATGCTGGGGGGGAAAGGATATTTCCGAGGGAGCAGTATTCTGATCACAGGTACGGCTGGAACTGGCAAAAGCACCCTTGCCGCTCATTTTGCCCAAGCAACTTGCCAACGGGGGGAACGCTGCCTTTATTTAGCGTTCGAGGAAGCGCCGCAACAGATTCTGCGGAATATGAGCTCGATTGGTCTGGATTTGGAGCCATTCCTCAACCAAGGACTCCTGCGCTTCCAAGCGACACGCCCTACGGCTTATGGTTTAGAACTGCACCTGGCGAAAATCCACCGTTGGATCAGCGAGCTTCAACCTTCTGTCGTGATTATTGACCCAATGAGTAATCTACATCTGGGGGGTAACATGACACAAGCCAAAGGCTTTCTTTTCCGCCTGATTGATTTTCTCAAATCTCAGCAAATTACGGTTCTGTTTACTAATTTAACTCCGGGAGGTAGTGCCCTTGAGCATACAGACATGGGAGTTTCATCCTTAATGGATACCTGGCTGGAGGTGCGTATTCAAGAAGGGAATGGGGAGCGCAATCGAGTGTTGTTTGTTCTCAAATCGCGCGGGATGGAACACTCGAATCAGATGCGTGAGTTTCGCTTGACTCCGCAGGGAATAGAGTTGTTTGATGTTTATTTAGGCTCAGAAAAGGTACTAACAGGTGCTGCACGAGCGATTCAAGAGGCCAAAGAAAAAGCCGCTAGCTTGAATCGTCAACAGGAGTTTGAACGGAAGCGACGTGAGTTGGAACGAAAGAAAGCGATCGCCCAATCTCAGATTGCCGCTTTGCAGGCTCAGATTGAGACAGAGGCAGAAGAGTTGGAAGTGATGATTCAGCAAGAGGAAGTGCAGCAGAACCTTTCACTCCAAGACCGAACAACCATCGCGCAACTGCGTAAAGCCGATCAGGCTGACGATCTTTTTCGTTAA
- a CDS encoding DUF4327 family protein produces MIQSSRYSIDVIQKQARRLVDRNLISRQQCLYVLCKYIPTNKWASVEFELEEHAFLLRDRIADLIGEEEWRND; encoded by the coding sequence ATGATTCAGTCATCCCGGTATTCTATAGATGTGATCCAAAAACAAGCCCGTCGCCTTGTGGACAGGAATTTGATTAGTCGTCAACAATGCTTATATGTTCTTTGCAAGTATATTCCAACCAATAAATGGGCTAGTGTTGAGTTTGAGTTAGAAGAGCACGCTTTTCTGCTCAGAGATCGGATTGCCGATTTAATCGGCGAGGAAGAATGGCGCAACGATTAA